The following proteins are co-located in the Cydia fagiglandana chromosome 2, ilCydFagi1.1, whole genome shotgun sequence genome:
- the LOC134672777 gene encoding juvenile hormone epoxide hydrolase-like, translating to MEVSKRKKPKTKDEKVANSIKKIYKDIKTPKSFSSCAVTLTVSSIIVVAAACHVYTDVFHIPELPPVDLDVWWGPNHTKLSQDTTIRPFRIVFSDAMQEQLVKKFDHHRRSEKQKSFDDTAWTYGVHSSAREQIFSFWQYKYKIKERERFFNQFQHFKTNVQGLDLHFMRVRSEVENVKVLPIILLHGWPSSFREFYDVAPLLTTRRSDYDFVFEVIVPSLPGFGFSQSAVRPGLGPFQVAIVMRNLMNRLGFNKYYVHGGDFGHVIGSIMATLFPNEVLGFHSSMPLTLAKPSVLARVLGAVWPTFIDAHHWRKMYPLKEKLEFLIDETGYSHLQATKPDTIGIALNESPVGLAAYIFDKIMIYTDANNKYLEDGGLAKYYNGSMTDLIDNVMVYWVSESITTSMRIYKEVSSVELTLEQIPTSVPTWFLCLKYQPFYTPEMLLRWKYPNLINITTYDDFGGHFAALERPQELAEDIFYAL from the exons ATGGAAGTCAGCAAACGAAAAAAACCGAAGACAAAAGACGAAAAAGTTGcaaattccattaaaaaaattTATAAAGATATTAAAACGCCAAAGAGTTTTAGTAGTTGTGCT GTTACTCTAACGGTTAGCTCCATCATCGTAGTAGCAGCGGCATGTCATGTATACACAGACGTGTTTCATATTCCCGAGCTGCCCCCAGTTGATCTGGACGTGTGGTGGGGCCCGAACCACACGAAACTCAGCCAAGATACAACGATTAGACCATTCAGGATTGTGTTTAGTGATGCT ATGCAAGAACAGCTTGTGAAGAAATTTGATCATCACCGACGCTCAGAGAAACAGAAATCTTTTGACGACACCGCGTGGACATACGGGGTGCATTCCTCAGCGCGGGAACAAATTTTCTCCTTTTGGCAGTACAAGTACAAGATAAAAGAGCGAGAGCGTTTTTTTAACCAGTTTCAACACTTTAAAACTAACGTGCAGGGTTTGGATTTGCATTTCATGCGCGTTAGATCTGAGGTTGAAAATGTGAAG GTCCTCCCTATAATCTTGCTGCACGGCTGGCCGAGCTCGTTCCGCGAGTTCTACGACGTCGCGCCGTTGTTAACAACTCGACGATCCGACTACGACTTCGTGTTCGAAGTTATCGTGCCCAGTTTGCCGGGTTTCGGTTTTTCACAA AGTGCTGTCAGACCTGGTTTAGGTCCTTTTCAAGTCGCTATAGTAATGCGAAATCTAATGAATCGCCTTGGTTTTAACAAATACTACGTTCACGGTGGGGACTTCGGTCACGTGATTGGCTCAATAATGGCTACTCTCTTCCCTAATGAGGTCTTAGGCTTCCATTCCTCTATGCCGCTAACATTGGCCAAGCCTTCAGTATTGGCACGGGTGCTAGGAGCTGTTTGGCCAACGTTTATCGATGCCCACCACTGGCGGAAGATGTACCCGTTAAAAGAAAAACTAGAGTTTTTGATTGATGAGACGGGGTACAGTCATTTACAGGCTACAAAACCTGATACAATTG gtATCGCATTAAACGAGTCTCCGGTTGGATTGGCAGCTtacatatttgataaaataatgatATACACTGACGCTAACAACAAGTATCTTGAAGACGGAGGTCTGGCCAAGTATTACAACGGCAGTATGACGGATTTGATCGATAATGTGATGGTGTACTGGGTCAGCGAAAGTATAACAACTTCAATGAGAATCTACAAGGAGGTGTCTAGTGTAGAATTAACGTTAGAGCA gatCCCCACATCAGTGCCAACATGGTTCTTATGTTTAAAGTACCAACCCTTTTACACCCCTGAAATGTTACTGCGATGGAAGTATCCAAACCTCATAAACATTACCACTTACGACGACTTCGGAGGACATTTTGCTGCATTAGAAAGACCTCAAGAATTAGCTGAAGATATTTTCTACGct CTCTAA